From Xyrauchen texanus isolate HMW12.3.18 chromosome 36, RBS_HiC_50CHRs, whole genome shotgun sequence, one genomic window encodes:
- the LOC127630187 gene encoding lysosomal thioesterase PPT2-like codes for MTDCWRPFVIIWSAILLAYVTGYKPVIIVHGILDGPKQFENLEKFLNQSHPGTIVTTIALYDYIASMKPLWLQVDGFREAIRPIMENAEDGVHLICFSQGGLICRGVIATLPKHNVRSLIFLSSPLAGQYGDSYYLRYFFPQMYQVKAVAYHFCYTKCGQKISICNYWNDPHQRDRYLKSSNYLAPLNGELEHANLTVWRDSFLRIQKLVLIGGQDDGVITPWESSIFGYYDSNETVVEMEKQDWFLRDAFGLKTLNSKGAVVKCVVHDVSHTSWHSNITVFQNCIDKWLT; via the exons ATGACTGATTGTTGGAGACCATTTGTTATCATATGGAGTGCAATACTGCTTGCCTATGTCACTGGATACAAACCTGTCATCATAGTTCATGGGATCCTAGATGGACCCAAACAGTTCGAGAATTTGGAGAAATTTCTAAATCAG TCTCATCCAGGCACCATCGTGACTACGATAGCCCTGTATGACTACATTGCCAGTATGAAGCCACTGTGGCTACAGGTGGATGGCTTCAGAGAGGCAATCAGACCCATAATGGAGAATGCTGAAGATGGTGTCCATCTCATCTGCTTCTCACAAG GTGGCTTGATATGTCGAGGAGTTATTGCTACTCTTCCAAAACACAATGTCCGCTCCCTGATATTCTTGTCTTCACCACTAGCTGGCCAGTATGGAG ATTCATATTATTTGAggtatttttttccccaaatgtaTCAAGTCAAGGCTGTAGCCTACCATTTTTGTTATACCAAATGTGGACAAAAGATATCAATCTGCAACTACTGGAACG atCCACACCAAAGAGACAGGTACCTGAAGAGCAGCAACTATCTTGCCCCACTAAATGGTGAATTAGAGCATGCCAATTTAACTG TGTGGCGAGACAGCTTCCTGCGCATACAGAAGCTGGTTCTGATTGGTGGACAAGACGATGGTGTTATTACTCCGTGGGAGTCCAG TATCTTTGGATACTATGACAGTAATGAAACTGTGGTTGAGATGGAAAAACAGGAT TGGTTTCTAAGAGATGCGTTTGGTCTGAAAACACTGAACTCAAAAGGAGCTGTGGTCAAGTGTGTCGTCCATGATGTTTCCCATACATCTTGGCATTCAAACATCACAGTCTTCCAGAATTGCATAGACAAGTGGCTCACCTAA
- the dhx16 gene encoding pre-mRNA-splicing factor ATP-dependent RNA helicase DHX16, which yields MASLEQWVSDQLHDILGLSDRYVAQFMIGLVKKSCGPEDFVARLQQTGTIDIDQRITAFAHELYNKAPKKHVVEKPARAIERQVIEMERKNRTYTLLEDSESDGETAREKGKEKKSKDRDKGKKRKHLRQKREESPSSSEEDKKNSKVMDEPKKSSKADEEEEWEREERERLQDLEERDAFAERVKLKDKDKTRHILERNDKKAYEEAQKRLKMAEEDQRKMLPELRKQSRWQYLSKREQEKLEDLEAEIVDEEYLFSTENLTEREKKDLEYKRKVRDLARDYKKAGAKEKEERKNRYYMPEETRNKTIPQRDMDLEFEETPREGGGEQGRWEEARVATATLQFGAREERERRIKEEKEKYQLILEEEEMINFVSTAITMKGTQLEKESEPQISEAEKQKQSIQEVRRSLPIFPYREDLLSAIKEHQILVIEGETGSGKTTQIPQYLLEDGYTNGGMKIGCTQPRRVAAMSVAARVAQEMNVKLGNEVGYSIRFEDCTSERTVLKYMTDGMLLREFLTEPDLASYSVIIIDEAHERTLHTDILFGLIKDIARFRPDLKVLVASATLDTERFSCFFDDAPVFRIPGRRFPVDIYYTKAPEADYLEACVVSVLQIHVTQQPGDVLVFLTGQEEIETCCELLQERCRRLGSKISELIVLPIYANLPSDMQAKIFNPTPPGARKVVVATNIAETSLTIDGIIYVIDPGFCKQKSYNARTGMESLIVTPCSRASANQRAGRAGRVAAGKCFRLYTAWAFKHEMEETSVPEIQRTNLGNVVLLLKSLGINDLIHFDFMDPPPHETLVLALEQLYALGALNHLGELTKLGRRMAELPVDPMLSKMILASEHYKCSEEVLTIAAMLSVNNSIFYRPKDKVVHADNARMNFVVPGGDHMVLLNVYTQWVESGYSTQWCFENFIQFRSMKRARDVREQLEGLMDRIEVELCSANEDSVLIRKAVTAGYFYHTARLSKGGYKTVKHQQTVYVHPNSSLFEEQPRWMIYHELVFTTKEFMRQVIEIESGWLLEVAPHYYKNKELEDSSSKKMPRKQGKAREELG from the exons ATGGCCAGTCTGGAGCAGTGGGTTAGTGACCAGCTTCATGACATCCTGGGTTTGAGTGACAGGTATGTGGCTCAATTCATGATCGGTCTGGTGAAGAAGTCCTGTGGACCTGAGGACTTTGTGGCTCGACTTCAGCAAACCGGAACCATCGACATTGATCAGAGAATCACTGCATTCGCACATGAACTGTACAACAAA GCTCCCAAAAAACATGTGGTTGAGAAACCCGCTCGAGCGATCGAACGTCAAGTCATAGAGATGGAACGAAAGAACAGAACGTATACTCTTCTGGAGGACAGTGAGAGTGATGGAGAGACAGCAAGAGAAAagggaaaagagaagaaaagcaaAGACAGAGACAAAGGAAAGAAGAGAAAACACCTCAGACAGAAACGAGAGGAAAGTCCATCGTCCAGCGAAGAGGACAAAAAGAA TTCAAAGGTCATGGATGAGCCCAAAAAATCTTCAAAAGCTGATGAGGAGGAAGAATGGGAGcgggaagagagagaaagactccAAGACCTGGAGGAGAGGGACGCCTTTGCTGAACGAGTGAAACTGAAGGacaaagacaagacaagacacaTACTAGAGAGAAATGACAAAAAG GCTTATGAGGAAGCTCAAAAGAGACTGAAGATGGCTGAAGAAGACCAAAGGAAAATG CTTCCTGAGTTAAGGAAACAGTCACGTTGGCAGTACCTGTCCAAAAGAGAGCAAGAGAAGCTGGAAGATCTCGAGGCTGAGATTGTGGATGAGGAATACCTATTCTCCACTGAGAACCTCACTGAGCGGGAAAAGAAAGATCTAGAATACAAACGGAAGGTTCGAGACCTGGCACGAGACTACAAGAAGGCAGGAGCGAAAGAGAAGGAGGAGAGAAAGAACAGATACTACATGCCAGAGGAGACAAGAAACAAG ACGATTCCTCAACGAGACATGGACCTGGAGTTTGAGGAGACACCCAGAGAGGGAGGTGGGGAGCAGGGCCGCTGGGAGGAGGCGAGAGTGGCCACTGCAACCCTTCAGTTTGGGGCGAGAGAAGAGAGGGAGCGGCGAATAAAGGAAGAGAAGGAGAAGTACCAGCTCATTctagaggaagaggagatgatCAACTTTGTCAGCACGGCCATTACCATGAAGGGAACACAGTTAGAAAAG GAAAGTGAACCTCAGATATCAGAAGCTGAGAAACAGAAGCAGTCCATCCAGGAGGTGAGACGCAGCCTGCCAATCTTTCCTTACAGAGAAGACCTGCTCTCTGCCATCAAAGAGCACCAGATCCTGGTGATTGAGGGTGAGACCGGATCCGGCAAGACCACCCAGATCCCACAGTATCTCCTGGAAGAT GGTTACACTAATGGAGGAATGAAGATTGGCTGCACTCAGCCTCGAAGAGTGGCAGCTATGTCAGTGGCAGCCAGAGTGGCACAGGAAATGAATGTCAAACTGGGAAATGAG GTGGGTTACAGTATCCGTTTTGAGGACTGTACATCAGAGCGCACTGTTCTGAAATACATGACTGATGGCATGTTGCTCAGGGAGTTTCTTACAGAGCCTGACCTTGCCAGCTACAG TGTAATCATCATCGATGAGGCCCACGAGCGAACGTTACACACAGACATTCTCTTCGGTCTGATCAAAGACATCGCCCGCTTCCGGCCCGACCTGAAGGTTCTGGTGGCCAGCGCCACTCTGGACACAGAGCGTTTCTCCTGCTTCTTTGACGACGCGCCTGTGTTCAGGATTCCGGGCCGCAGGTTCCCCGTGGACATTTACTACACAAAG GCTCCAGAGGCCGATTATCTGGAGGCATGTGTCGTGTCGGTACTTCAGATCCATGTCACTCAGCAACCTGGAGATGTACTGGTCTTCCTCACAGGGCAG GAGGAGATTGAAACTTGCTGTGAGCTTCTACAGGAGCGATGTAGGAGACTGGGCTCTAAGATATCAGAACTGATTGTTCTGCCTATCTATGCCAACTTGCCTTCTGACATGCAGGCAAAGATCTTCAATCCTACCCCACCAGGGGCCCGCAAA GTTGTGGTGGCCACTAACATTGCAGAGACGTCTCTCACAATTGATGGTATCATCTATGTGATTGATCCAGGCTTCTGCAAACAGAAGAGCTATAATGCACGCACAGGAATGGAGTCTCTCATAGTCACACCCTGTTCACGG GCATCTGCCAATCAGAGAGCAGGTCGTGCAGGAAGAGTGGCTGCTGGGAAATGTTTTAGACTGTACACTGCATGGGCTTTTAAACATGAAATGGAGGAGACCTCTGTACCGGAGATCCAGAGAACAAATCTGGGCAACGTTGTTCTGCTGCTTAAAAGTCTTG GCATAAATGACCTGATTCATTTTGACTTCATGGATCCTCCACCTCACGAAACACTGGTATTGGCTCTGGAGCAGCTCTATGCTTTGGGGGCCCTAAACCATCTCGGCGAACTAACTAAG CTTGGTCGAAGAATGGCTGAACTTCCTGTGGACCCCATGCTGAGTAAAATGATCCTAGCATCTGAACA TTATAAGTGCTCTGAGGAAGTACTTACTATCGCGGCCATGCTGTCAGTCAACAACTCCATCTTCTACCGACCTAAAGACAAAGTGGTTCATGCTGACAACGCTCGAATGAACTTTGTAGTGCCAGGAGGAGATCACATGGTGCTTCTCAATGTATACACACAG tggGTAGAGAGTGGTTACTCCACTCAGTGGTGCTTTGAGAACTTCATCCAGTTCCGCTCTATGAAGAGAGCTCGTGATGTTCGTGAGCAGCTGGAGGGGTTGATGGACAGGATCGAGGTGGAACTATGCAGTGCCAATGAGGACAGTGTACTCATCCGCAAG GCGGTGACAGCAGGATATTTTTACCACACAGCGCGGTTGAGTAAAGGAGGTTACAAAACAGTGAAGCACCAGCAGACGGTTTACGTCCATCCAAACAGCTCTCTCTTCGAGGAGCAGCCACGCTGGATGATCTACCACGAGCTGGTCTTCACCACCAAAGAATTCATGAGACAG GTGATAGAGATTGAAAGCGGGTGGCTACTCGAAGTGGCTCCTCACTATTATAAGAACAAAGAACTGGAGGACAGCAGCAGTAAGAAAATGCCACGCAAACAGGGCAAGGCCCGTGAAGAGCTGGGCTGA